The Gemmatimonadota bacterium genome has a window encoding:
- a CDS encoding aminotransferase class V-fold PLP-dependent enzyme, whose product MSLTADVRAMLPDMDGYAYFQTSGFSPKLNPVVDEVVHWLKFQSRGPALPFVAQRIEELKQDIRGRVARTINATPEEIVMTENTTIGINIVANGIDWKLGDNVLLTTHEHPGNRLTWYNLTGRYDVELRFAPMYNDLGRTLEEMDHLIDDRTRLVSVSHVSRRTGLRLPGREICDLAHEKDTPVLYDGAQSFGAIPIDVRALDCDFYSFCGHKYTMAPQGTGGLFVRKDRIEWLKPSWIGSHSQKSFDQEGHMDLHDEARRFEFATRSVPDQAGFGKALDIWEGLGWEAVFGGIAAYTDRMKAALLETPGLVLETPPSYDESSGIVTFHVPGLEAGPLSESLQQHEKVLVSPLEFAAESTRVSTHVFNSDEDLDRLTSGIRRVQREGLDASS is encoded by the coding sequence ATGTCATTGACCGCAGACGTACGGGCCATGCTGCCCGATATGGACGGATACGCGTATTTCCAGACCAGCGGCTTTTCTCCCAAACTGAACCCCGTCGTCGATGAAGTCGTCCACTGGCTGAAGTTCCAGAGCCGCGGCCCGGCCCTCCCATTTGTCGCACAGCGCATCGAGGAATTGAAGCAGGATATCCGGGGCAGGGTCGCCCGTACGATCAACGCCACGCCCGAAGAGATCGTCATGACGGAAAACACCACGATCGGCATCAACATCGTGGCCAACGGCATCGACTGGAAACTGGGCGACAACGTACTGCTCACCACCCACGAGCACCCGGGCAACCGGCTGACCTGGTACAATCTGACCGGGCGGTACGACGTGGAACTCCGGTTCGCGCCGATGTACAACGACCTCGGCAGAACGCTTGAGGAAATGGACCATCTGATCGACGACCGCACGCGGCTGGTCAGCGTCAGCCACGTCTCCAGACGCACCGGCCTGCGCCTGCCTGGCCGCGAAATCTGCGACCTGGCCCACGAGAAAGACACACCCGTCCTCTACGACGGCGCGCAGTCCTTCGGGGCCATACCAATCGACGTGCGGGCGCTGGACTGCGACTTCTACAGCTTCTGCGGCCACAAGTACACCATGGCGCCGCAGGGTACCGGGGGACTGTTCGTCCGAAAGGACCGGATCGAGTGGCTCAAGCCGAGCTGGATCGGGTCCCATTCGCAGAAGTCCTTCGACCAGGAAGGCCATATGGACCTGCATGACGAAGCCCGGCGTTTCGAGTTCGCCACGCGGAGCGTGCCGGACCAGGCCGGCTTCGGCAAGGCCCTGGATATATGGGAAGGGCTCGGGTGGGAGGCTGTATTCGGCGGTATAGCGGCGTACACGGACCGGATGAAGGCCGCATTGCTCGAGACTCCGGGACTGGTGCTGGAAACGCCGCCGTCCTACGACGAGTCGTCCGGAATCGTCACCTTCCACGTTCCCGGCCTGGAGGCGGGGCCCCTGTCGGAGAGCCTGCAGCAGCATGAAAAAGTGCTGGTCTCCCCGCTCGAATTCGCGGCGGAAAGCACCCGCGTTTCTACCCACGTATTCAATTCGGACGAGGACCTGGATCGCCTGACGTCGGGGATACGCAGGGTGCAGCGCGAAGGGTTGGACGCGTCGAGCTAG
- a CDS encoding Gfo/Idh/MocA family oxidoreductase, translating to MAKYRAGLIGLGWMGMLYDLAERTGVWDVDDIDRPTPELNIHRRFLYHENPGTEGLPSSYAEALTDRPEVALIAAADRDVKRLRAFRERYGVAALYDDAGDMLAIERPDIVSVATNTKHRADLTRLAVHHGAKGIFTEKPMAHTLEEADRMVRTCEEAGVPLSCGAITTTHPSFGRAAQLIRDGAIGDLVSIEGHGPFAQHQNWSYFLDSPPAWVIGTGDQPRRESGSDEFTGQGMVVTESGLVVHFRKGAPGVRLQGNKGEMVFDFLSAWQRWEVMEVEGRPYRVELPWPGPQFVPPYGGVYSLNDVMDCLEGRLDEPKNSGRRVAMALEVEIALKLSSAKGGVRVDLPLEDRSLGLNYDWFR from the coding sequence GTGGCAAAGTACCGGGCAGGCCTCATCGGACTGGGCTGGATGGGGATGCTTTATGATCTCGCGGAAAGGACGGGCGTGTGGGACGTGGATGACATCGATCGTCCTACGCCGGAACTGAATATCCACCGGCGTTTCCTTTACCACGAAAACCCCGGCACGGAGGGCCTGCCGTCCTCCTACGCGGAAGCTCTTACGGACCGTCCCGAGGTCGCGCTGATTGCCGCGGCGGACCGCGACGTGAAAAGGTTGCGCGCCTTCAGGGAACGGTACGGCGTTGCCGCCCTCTATGACGATGCCGGCGACATGCTCGCCATCGAACGGCCGGATATCGTATCCGTCGCGACGAACACCAAACATCGCGCCGATCTCACGCGTCTCGCCGTACATCATGGCGCAAAGGGGATTTTCACCGAAAAACCCATGGCCCATACCCTCGAGGAAGCGGACCGGATGGTACGGACCTGCGAGGAGGCCGGAGTGCCCCTGAGTTGCGGCGCGATCACCACCACCCACCCGTCCTTCGGTCGCGCCGCTCAACTCATACGCGATGGCGCGATCGGCGACCTGGTGTCCATCGAGGGCCATGGTCCCTTCGCGCAGCATCAGAACTGGTCCTATTTCCTGGACAGCCCGCCCGCCTGGGTGATCGGGACGGGAGACCAACCGCGCCGCGAGTCGGGCAGCGACGAGTTCACGGGGCAGGGCATGGTGGTAACCGAAAGCGGCCTGGTGGTGCATTTCCGCAAAGGCGCGCCGGGCGTGCGGCTCCAGGGAAACAAGGGCGAGATGGTCTTCGATTTTCTTTCGGCGTGGCAGCGATGGGAGGTCATGGAGGTGGAGGGGCGCCCCTACCGGGTCGAGTTGCCCTGGCCGGGTCCACAGTTCGTACCACCCTACGGTGGGGTGTATTCGCTGAACGACGTGATGGACTGTCTGGAGGGAAGGCTGGACGAACCCAAGAACTCGGGCCGCAGGGTCGCGATGGCTCTGGAGGTGGAAATCGCCCTGAAACTCTCCTCGGCAAAGGGCGGCGTGCGCGTCGACCTGCCCCTGGAAGACCGTTCGCTGGGTCTGAACTACGACTGGTTCAGATAG